In Paenibacillus ihbetae, the following are encoded in one genomic region:
- the flhF gene encoding flagellar biosynthesis protein FlhF, giving the protein MRVKRYIVDTMPEAMAQIRSDLGADAVILSTKDIKVGGFLGMFSRKKIEVIAAVEQEEKLKSAVKAKPKPPAAVPKAAVPKAYQRTAEIATPSAADLPKAPAPEAIPAAKDSAQDADYVRFAEIMSQAAAAGEAQEVREDTQPPIQTATASAEAAFQGAKAAAAAQGNLQTPPAEPLSSRLGISESEQRVLEELKEMKEWIAKLSRHNFEARQLPEPLEPLRDRLLGQDVSARLSEQWLGAAEEALRESGMQLGSEQLQAIIRERAKAFIDERIGGGIQSDTRIVYIAGPTGVGKTTTIAKIAAEQLFRYHRKVGFITSDTYRISAVEQLRTYASILNVPMEVVQSPGDMQRALQTLQDCDLILMDTAGRNYRNELLVSELQSLFSHSEHSETYLVLSLTSKSGDMIEIADHFSKYALDKVIFTKMDETGSFGAIFNLLHAHNLRLSYMTNGQNVPDDLLLASSDQLCDLLLGESWS; this is encoded by the coding sequence ATGAGAGTAAAAAGGTATATCGTCGACACGATGCCGGAAGCGATGGCGCAGATCCGGTCGGATTTGGGTGCGGATGCGGTCATACTGAGCACGAAGGACATTAAGGTAGGCGGTTTTCTAGGAATGTTCTCCCGCAAGAAGATCGAGGTCATCGCCGCGGTTGAACAGGAGGAGAAATTGAAATCCGCCGTCAAAGCCAAGCCGAAGCCGCCTGCAGCCGTGCCGAAGGCTGCTGTACCGAAGGCATACCAGCGCACAGCGGAAATCGCGACTCCTTCGGCAGCCGACCTGCCGAAGGCTCCTGCCCCGGAAGCGATACCGGCGGCGAAGGATTCCGCACAGGACGCGGATTATGTCCGCTTTGCCGAGATTATGAGCCAGGCCGCTGCAGCCGGGGAGGCGCAGGAGGTCCGGGAGGATACCCAGCCCCCGATACAGACGGCAACGGCTTCGGCCGAAGCCGCCTTCCAGGGCGCGAAAGCAGCTGCTGCAGCGCAAGGCAATTTGCAGACGCCTCCGGCTGAGCCGTTGAGCTCCCGCCTGGGCATCAGTGAATCGGAGCAGCGAGTGCTTGAGGAACTGAAGGAAATGAAGGAATGGATCGCCAAGCTGTCCCGGCATAATTTTGAAGCGAGACAGCTGCCGGAGCCGCTGGAGCCGTTAAGGGATCGCCTGCTTGGACAGGACGTTTCCGCGAGGCTCAGCGAGCAGTGGCTTGGGGCTGCCGAAGAAGCTCTGCGGGAGAGCGGGATGCAGCTTGGAAGCGAGCAGCTGCAGGCGATAATACGCGAGCGGGCGAAGGCTTTTATTGATGAGCGGATCGGAGGAGGCATTCAATCCGATACCCGGATCGTATACATCGCCGGGCCGACGGGTGTCGGCAAGACGACAACGATCGCCAAAATCGCTGCAGAGCAGCTGTTCAGATATCACCGCAAGGTGGGCTTTATAACCTCGGATACGTACCGGATATCAGCGGTAGAGCAGCTTAGGACCTATGCCTCGATTTTGAATGTCCCGATGGAGGTGGTGCAGTCGCCGGGGGATATGCAGCGGGCGCTTCAAACGCTTCAGGACTGCGACCTGATCTTGATGGATACGGCCGGCCGGAATTATCGGAACGAGCTGCTCGTCTCCGAATTGCAGAGCCTCTTTTCCCATTCGGAGCACAGCGAAACCTACCTTGTCCTCAGCCTGACATCCAAGAGCGGAGATATGATCGAAATCGCCGATCATTTCAGCAAATATGCACTCGATAAAGTCATATTCACCAAGATGGATGAGACCGGAAGCTTCGGCGCGATCTTCAATCTGCTGCATGCGCATAACCTGCGCCTGTCTTATATGACCAATGGTCAAAATGTGCCGGACGACCTGCTTCTGGCAAGCAGCGATCAGCTGTGCGATCTGCTGCTGGGAGAATCGTGGTCATGA
- a CDS encoding MinD/ParA family protein, giving the protein MTDQAHSLRQLVSAQRNENMGTPPRTSAESAKIITVTSGKGGVGKSNFTLNFALALQSMGKKVLVFDADIGMANIDVLMGVSSRYSLYHLLRREKSMEDVIQYGPERLPFIPGGSGLADLFSLSDSDMTYFLDQLERISSGMDYIIFDTGAGLSKENMRFITSADHCYVVTTPEPTSITDAYALIKVVHGTGSKVPFSLIVNRAGDEQEAREAADKIMLTARRFLDLDMQLLGSIADDPHVVQAVKRQTPFTIAFPKCDAASDIRRIALRSMASPAAAEPDAPKGIKAFMHRLLKRTK; this is encoded by the coding sequence ATGACGGATCAAGCCCATTCGCTCAGACAGCTTGTATCTGCGCAGCGGAACGAGAACATGGGAACGCCTCCGAGGACCTCAGCCGAGAGCGCCAAGATCATTACGGTCACGAGCGGCAAGGGCGGTGTCGGAAAATCCAATTTCACGCTGAACTTTGCGCTTGCCTTGCAGTCGATGGGCAAAAAAGTGCTGGTGTTTGACGCTGATATCGGCATGGCCAATATCGATGTGCTCATGGGAGTCTCGTCCCGCTACAGCCTCTATCATTTGCTGCGACGGGAGAAGAGCATGGAGGACGTGATCCAGTACGGACCGGAGCGGCTCCCCTTCATTCCAGGGGGATCCGGACTTGCCGATCTGTTCTCTCTCTCCGACTCGGACATGACTTACTTTCTTGATCAGCTAGAGCGCATATCGTCCGGCATGGATTACATCATCTTTGATACAGGCGCAGGCTTGTCAAAAGAAAACATGCGATTCATTACATCGGCCGATCATTGTTACGTCGTTACGACGCCTGAGCCGACTTCCATCACGGATGCGTATGCTCTCATCAAAGTCGTGCATGGAACCGGGTCCAAAGTCCCGTTCAGCCTGATCGTCAACCGGGCCGGCGATGAGCAGGAGGCGCGGGAGGCCGCGGATAAAATCATGTTAACGGCCCGCCGCTTTCTGGATTTGGATATGCAGCTGCTGGGTTCGATTGCGGATGATCCGCATGTGGTGCAGGCGGTCAAGCGGCAGACTCCATTCACGATAGCGTTCCCGAAGTGCGATGCCGCAAGCGACATCAGACGGATCGCCCTTCGCAGCATGGCATCTCCCGCCGCTGCAGAGCCGGATGCGCCAAAGGGAATCAAAGCATTCATGCATCGCTTGCTCAAACGAACAAAGTGA
- the cheB gene encoding protein-glutamate methylesterase/protein-glutamine glutaminase has translation MVPFRVLVVDDSAFMRKIFSDFIERDALFQVVGTAENGQEAIRKVKELNPDAVTLDVEMPEMNGLDALKFIMELGPPVIMLSGLNEEGMRETILALEAGAFDFIRKPSITNALGIEQVGEELMKQLHAAMQAKQRRALWEEEERARQAARHPSSSSRASRPLGKLPDKKPNVKEQPPVDHTRTKAAEVHARQELPPVSKAKQRLREVLPGTDPLQRKPDTPDKRRKPESAKPSAAGAETRPAADVSPSSSAALSDLVAVGCSTGGPRALKAFLEGIPSGFPAPIVIVQHMPPKFTKSLAQRLNSFSRLEVLEAADGMALEPGKAYIAPGGSHIRVKRTEKNGYVIATSMDEPRNGHRPSVDTLFESLLPLTELTRHAVLMTGMGSDGARMMKKLYDSGVRSTFAESEETCVVYGMPRSAVELGCVNDVLPLQELAPKVVQAVNNRK, from the coding sequence GTGGTGCCCTTTCGTGTGCTTGTTGTGGACGATTCCGCATTTATGAGAAAAATTTTCTCCGACTTCATCGAGCGAGACGCTCTCTTTCAGGTGGTCGGAACGGCTGAGAACGGGCAAGAGGCCATCCGGAAAGTGAAGGAATTAAACCCGGATGCAGTTACCCTGGACGTGGAAATGCCGGAGATGAACGGATTGGACGCTCTGAAATTCATTATGGAATTAGGGCCTCCGGTGATCATGCTGTCCGGCTTGAATGAAGAAGGGATGAGGGAAACGATTCTGGCCCTCGAGGCCGGTGCGTTTGACTTCATACGAAAGCCTTCCATTACGAATGCGCTCGGGATCGAGCAGGTCGGGGAAGAGCTGATGAAGCAGCTGCATGCGGCGATGCAGGCCAAGCAGCGCCGAGCCTTATGGGAGGAGGAAGAGAGGGCGCGGCAAGCCGCAAGGCATCCATCCTCCTCTTCACGAGCTTCCAGGCCTCTCGGCAAGCTGCCGGATAAGAAGCCGAATGTGAAGGAACAGCCTCCGGTTGACCATACTCGGACAAAGGCTGCCGAGGTCCATGCTCGTCAGGAGCTGCCTCCGGTCAGCAAGGCGAAACAGAGATTACGGGAGGTGCTTCCGGGCACTGACCCATTGCAGCGGAAGCCCGACACTCCGGACAAACGCAGAAAGCCGGAGTCCGCAAAGCCTTCCGCCGCGGGGGCGGAGACCCGGCCAGCTGCAGACGTCAGTCCGTCCTCTTCGGCGGCGCTATCGGATCTCGTAGCCGTCGGCTGCTCCACAGGGGGACCGCGGGCGCTGAAGGCATTTCTGGAAGGAATCCCGAGCGGCTTTCCTGCTCCGATCGTTATCGTGCAGCATATGCCGCCCAAGTTTACGAAATCACTTGCGCAGCGCCTGAATTCCTTTAGCCGGCTGGAGGTGCTCGAAGCAGCTGACGGAATGGCTCTGGAGCCGGGAAAGGCTTATATCGCACCGGGGGGAAGCCATATCCGGGTAAAGCGCACCGAGAAGAACGGATACGTGATTGCAACGAGCATGGATGAGCCGCGCAACGGCCATCGCCCATCCGTCGATACGCTGTTCGAGTCACTGCTCCCGCTGACGGAGCTTACGCGTCACGCGGTGCTGATGACCGGCATGGGGAGCGACGGAGCGAGAATGATGAAGAAGCTCTATGATTCGGGCGTTAGATCCACCTTTGCGGAGAGCGAGGAAACCTGCGTTGTATACGGAATGCCTCGCTCGGCTGTCGAACTCGGATGCGTCAATGATGTGTTGCCTCTGCAGGAACTTGCACCCAAAGTGGTTCAAGCTGTAAATAACAGAAAGTGA
- a CDS encoding chemotaxis protein CheA yields the protein MDMNQYLTMFIDESNDHLQSLNENMLQLENNPDDLGIVQVIFRSAHTLKGMAATMGFEDLASLTHQMENVLDLVRNEKLTMQDYIFDTLFKSLDALESMVQDITSGGDGKSDVSSIVAALQSIVRGESPAHAPTGDVKGADQGSASHPGITLDEFQYSVLEQSISEGHKVLYIQVTLREDCQLKAVRAYMVFEALERSGEIVKTHPDVQDIEQGEFDRVFSLYYITQREAADMESQILGVSEIETAQVVSLDHETLQQMVQQAAAALETAKPEAQQPSAAASVPESKSTPTPAKEAKATARSGGANPSRTIRVDIERLDVLMNLFSELLIDRVRLEQLASEAQNQELTDTVEHMSRVSSDLQNIVLKLRMVPVDTVFNRFPRMVRDLAKTLDKKIDLIITGADTELDRTVIDEIGDPLVHLLRNSADHGIEPVADRIAAGKPETGTVHLRAFHSGNNVFIEIEDDGRGIYREKILKNALQKGVVTEAEAEAMTDEEVHQLLFAPGFSTAEKISDVSGRGVGLDVVKSKIVSLGGNVTIYSTPGKGTNFSVQLPLTLSIIAAMLIRMGSEKYAIPLSSIVETAVIKRGHVKNVHGSRMVHFRESMIPIISLSKVFEVPDFDEEQEEETEVVVIRKGDRLAALAIDDFIGQSEIVIKNLGKYLPAIQGISGATILGDGQVALIIDANAFIK from the coding sequence ATGGACATGAATCAATATTTGACAATGTTTATTGATGAGTCAAATGATCATCTGCAATCATTAAATGAAAACATGCTGCAATTAGAAAACAATCCGGACGATTTGGGGATCGTGCAAGTGATTTTCCGGTCGGCGCATACGTTAAAAGGGATGGCCGCGACGATGGGCTTCGAGGATCTCGCCTCGTTAACGCACCAAATGGAAAATGTGCTCGACCTCGTCCGGAATGAAAAGCTGACCATGCAGGATTATATCTTCGACACGCTCTTCAAAAGCTTGGACGCGCTTGAATCGATGGTGCAGGATATTACGTCCGGAGGTGACGGCAAGTCGGATGTGTCTTCGATTGTGGCCGCTCTCCAGTCTATTGTCCGCGGAGAGAGCCCGGCGCATGCGCCAACCGGAGACGTTAAAGGCGCGGATCAAGGATCGGCTTCCCATCCCGGAATCACGCTGGACGAGTTTCAGTACTCGGTGCTCGAACAATCAATTTCGGAAGGACATAAGGTTCTCTATATACAAGTGACCCTGCGAGAGGATTGCCAGCTTAAAGCGGTTCGGGCCTACATGGTATTCGAAGCGCTGGAAAGATCCGGAGAAATCGTGAAGACGCATCCGGACGTTCAAGACATTGAACAAGGTGAATTCGATCGCGTATTTTCGTTGTACTACATAACCCAGCGGGAAGCCGCCGACATGGAGAGCCAGATCCTCGGCGTTTCCGAAATCGAGACGGCCCAGGTTGTCTCGCTGGATCATGAAACGCTCCAGCAAATGGTACAACAGGCTGCGGCAGCGCTCGAAACCGCCAAGCCCGAAGCGCAGCAGCCTTCAGCGGCAGCCTCGGTGCCAGAGTCGAAGAGCACCCCTACACCCGCCAAGGAAGCGAAGGCTACGGCTCGAAGCGGCGGGGCGAACCCGTCCCGCACGATCCGTGTGGACATTGAACGGCTGGACGTCCTGATGAACCTGTTCAGCGAGCTGCTCATTGACCGGGTACGGCTTGAGCAATTGGCGAGCGAGGCCCAGAACCAGGAGCTGACCGATACCGTCGAGCATATGAGCCGGGTCAGCAGCGATCTTCAGAATATCGTGCTGAAGCTCCGGATGGTTCCCGTGGACACGGTATTCAACCGCTTCCCGCGGATGGTCCGGGACCTTGCGAAAACGCTCGATAAAAAAATCGATCTCATTATCACCGGCGCCGATACGGAGCTGGACCGGACCGTCATCGACGAAATCGGCGACCCGCTGGTCCACCTGCTGCGCAATTCGGCTGACCACGGCATCGAACCTGTCGCCGACCGCATTGCCGCGGGCAAGCCGGAGACCGGCACGGTCCATCTGCGCGCCTTCCACAGCGGCAACAACGTTTTCATCGAGATTGAGGATGACGGCCGGGGGATCTATCGTGAGAAGATCTTGAAGAATGCGCTCCAGAAGGGGGTAGTTACCGAGGCCGAGGCGGAAGCGATGACGGATGAAGAGGTGCATCAGCTGCTCTTTGCCCCGGGATTCAGTACGGCGGAGAAAATATCCGACGTATCGGGCCGCGGAGTAGGACTTGACGTCGTCAAATCCAAAATCGTTTCGCTTGGCGGCAATGTAACGATCTATTCGACGCCGGGGAAAGGAACCAACTTCTCCGTACAGCTTCCGCTGACCTTGTCGATCATCGCCGCCATGCTGATCCGGATGGGCTCCGAGAAATATGCGATCCCGCTCTCGTCCATCGTGGAAACGGCAGTCATCAAGCGCGGTCACGTCAAAAATGTGCACGGCAGCCGCATGGTTCACTTCCGCGAGTCGATGATTCCGATTATTTCGCTCAGCAAGGTGTTCGAAGTACCGGATTTCGATGAAGAGCAGGAAGAAGAAACCGAGGTTGTCGTGATTCGAAAAGGCGATCGTCTAGCCGCGCTGGCGATCGATGATTTTATCGGCCAAAGCGAGATCGTGATTAAAAATCTGGGCAAATACTTGCCGGCGATTCAAGGGATTTCCGGGGCAACGATCCTCGGCGACGGACAAGTTGCTCTTATTATCGATGCGAATGCGTTCATTAAATAA
- a CDS encoding chemotaxis protein CheW — protein sequence MGEEIKVIVFKLGTEEYGIEVDKVQTIERMMPITRVPKTYAFVKGVINLRGVVIPVIDLRGRFGLPEVEPTDQTRIIIVAVSDMQVGFIVDSASDVIDLNTDNIDSPPEVVGGIKAKYLRGVARVGEERLLVMLNLSEVLNKSEIIQLEGLED from the coding sequence ATGGGAGAAGAAATCAAGGTTATCGTCTTTAAGCTCGGCACTGAGGAATACGGTATTGAGGTAGATAAGGTTCAAACGATTGAACGGATGATGCCGATTACGCGCGTACCGAAAACCTATGCTTTTGTAAAAGGTGTGATCAACCTTCGCGGCGTGGTCATCCCGGTTATTGACCTAAGGGGCCGCTTCGGTCTGCCCGAGGTGGAGCCGACCGATCAAACCCGGATCATCATCGTTGCGGTGAGCGATATGCAGGTCGGCTTTATCGTCGATTCCGCAAGCGACGTCATCGACTTGAACACCGACAACATCGATTCACCGCCTGAAGTGGTCGGCGGCATCAAAGCGAAATATCTCCGCGGTGTCGCGCGGGTAGGAGAGGAGCGCCTTCTGGTCATGCTGAATCTGTCCGAAGTATTGAACAAGAGCGAGATCATTCAGCTGGAAGGCCTCGAGGATTAA
- a CDS encoding chemotaxis protein CheC, which produces MELFKYGREVKMDVLKEVGNIGAGNAATALSRLLDKPIDMAVPKVQLLPFKEIAESVGGSEQVVLAVFLRVEGSAPGNLFFIMSPEAGKNLLQNLAGIEVSEDEQFSEMELSALCEIGNILAGSYLSSLADFTNLSMTPTVPGLAMDMAGAILSYGLLQFGEMGDDALLINTTFLEGQNEVEGQFFLIPDPPSFAQIFEALGVPLEHD; this is translated from the coding sequence GTGGAGCTGTTTAAGTATGGCAGGGAAGTCAAGATGGACGTGCTGAAGGAAGTGGGGAACATCGGTGCGGGCAATGCTGCAACGGCGTTGTCCCGCTTGCTGGACAAGCCCATCGATATGGCCGTGCCGAAAGTGCAGCTGCTTCCTTTCAAAGAAATCGCGGAAAGCGTGGGCGGCAGCGAGCAAGTGGTGCTGGCCGTCTTCCTGCGGGTGGAAGGCAGCGCGCCGGGCAATCTGTTCTTTATCATGAGCCCCGAAGCGGGAAAAAATCTGCTCCAGAACCTTGCGGGCATCGAAGTGTCGGAGGATGAACAATTCTCCGAAATGGAGCTGTCGGCATTGTGCGAAATCGGCAACATCCTGGCCGGCTCCTATCTGTCCTCGCTTGCGGATTTCACCAATTTATCCATGACGCCGACCGTTCCGGGACTGGCCATGGATATGGCGGGCGCCATATTGAGCTACGGACTCCTTCAATTCGGGGAAATGGGAGACGATGCGCTCTTGATCAACACGACGTTTCTGGAAGGACAGAATGAAGTTGAAGGTCAGTTTTTCCTCATACCCGATCCGCCTTCATTCGCACAAATATTCGAAGCCCTGGGAGTGCCTTTAGAGCATGATTGA
- a CDS encoding chemotaxis protein CheD, whose amino-acid sequence MIDEQSIVKVAMADLNVAGPNGILRTTGLGSCVGLTLYDPVAKIGGLAHVMLPSSSIAREGQLNLAKYADTALPVLLNKMKDMGAVQARMVAKMAGGAQMFSFAGAGDTMRIGPRNVESCKEGLQQMGIALIAEDTGENYGRTVELDCFTGKFTVRSVQKGIKEL is encoded by the coding sequence ATGATTGATGAGCAAAGCATCGTGAAGGTGGCCATGGCGGATCTGAACGTCGCAGGTCCAAACGGCATATTGCGCACGACCGGGCTTGGCTCCTGCGTCGGACTGACCTTATATGATCCGGTTGCGAAGATCGGGGGGCTGGCCCATGTCATGCTTCCTTCCTCCTCGATTGCCAGGGAGGGGCAGCTGAACCTGGCAAAGTATGCGGACACGGCCCTGCCGGTCCTTCTGAACAAAATGAAGGATATGGGCGCCGTTCAAGCCAGAATGGTTGCAAAAATGGCCGGCGGCGCGCAAATGTTCTCCTTTGCCGGAGCCGGCGATACCATGCGGATCGGCCCACGGAATGTCGAATCGTGCAAAGAGGGGCTGCAGCAGATGGGCATCGCCCTGATAGCGGAGGATACCGGAGAAAATTACGGAAGAACAGTGGAGCTGGACTGTTTTACGGGGAAATTTACCGTGCGGAGTGTACAAAAGGGCATAAAGGAACTGTAG
- a CDS encoding FliA/WhiG family RNA polymerase sigma factor, translating into MDERKATMLNHADLWSAWKEDGDPEAKKKLIENHLHIVDYVSSRLAIGLPKNVSKGDLASNGVMGLIDAIEKFDYKRGLQFETYASWRVRGAILDSLRQGDWVPRSVREKAKKIETAYQQLEQKYLRSVSDSEMSSYLEVSEKEFRHMLQEVAVMTLTSLEDPIREEESETRMSVLVDEKAKNPDHKVHEFYLREALKKGISKLTPKERTVVSLLYYEDLSLSEIAEVMSLSPSRISQLHSKAIMRLRGALDKDRDLLMQND; encoded by the coding sequence TTGGACGAACGTAAGGCTACAATGCTGAATCATGCGGATTTATGGAGTGCATGGAAGGAAGATGGGGACCCGGAAGCGAAAAAGAAATTAATCGAAAATCATTTGCACATCGTTGACTATGTTTCAAGCCGCTTGGCCATCGGCCTTCCCAAGAATGTCTCGAAGGGAGATCTCGCCAGCAACGGCGTTATGGGTCTGATCGATGCCATCGAGAAGTTCGACTACAAGCGCGGTCTGCAGTTCGAGACCTATGCCTCCTGGCGGGTTCGGGGCGCAATCCTTGATTCGCTGCGCCAGGGGGATTGGGTGCCTCGTTCCGTCCGAGAGAAGGCGAAGAAGATCGAAACTGCGTACCAGCAACTAGAACAGAAGTATTTGCGCAGCGTCAGCGATTCGGAGATGAGCAGCTACCTGGAGGTGTCCGAGAAGGAATTCCGGCACATGCTGCAGGAGGTGGCTGTGATGACGCTGACGTCGCTGGAGGATCCGATTCGCGAGGAGGAGTCGGAGACCCGCATGTCGGTGCTGGTTGACGAGAAAGCAAAAAATCCGGATCACAAGGTGCATGAATTTTACCTTCGGGAAGCGCTGAAGAAAGGGATCAGTAAATTAACCCCAAAGGAAAGAACCGTCGTTTCATTATTATATTATGAGGACTTATCACTTAGTGAAATCGCCGAGGTCATGTCGCTATCGCCATCGCGTATTTCACAGCTTCATTCCAAAGCGATAATGAGACTGCGGGGCGCGCTTGATAAAGATCGGGATTTGCTGATGCAAAACGATTGA